One part of the uncultured Celeribacter sp. genome encodes these proteins:
- the nth gene encoding endonuclease III, whose amino-acid sequence MTQQLDYLTIKEIFTRFRAAEAEPKGELDHVNAYTLVVAVALSAQATDKGVNKATKELFKIADTPEKMLELGEDGLIEHIKTIGLYRNKAKNVIKMSRILVDTFGGEVPSSRAALESLPGVGRKTANVVLNMWWQVPTQAVDTHIFRFGNRSGVAVGKDVVAVERAIEDHIPAEFQQHAHHWMILHGRYVCKARKPLCGTCLIRDLCAFEEKNIV is encoded by the coding sequence ATGACACAGCAGCTCGATTATCTGACAATCAAAGAGATTTTCACCCGTTTCCGGGCGGCCGAGGCCGAGCCCAAGGGCGAACTCGACCATGTGAACGCCTATACGCTGGTCGTGGCTGTGGCGCTGTCCGCGCAGGCGACGGACAAAGGCGTCAACAAGGCCACGAAAGAGTTGTTCAAGATCGCGGACACGCCCGAGAAAATGCTTGAACTGGGCGAAGACGGGCTGATCGAACACATCAAGACCATCGGCCTTTATCGCAACAAGGCCAAGAATGTGATCAAGATGAGCCGCATTCTGGTCGACACATTCGGTGGCGAAGTGCCGTCGTCGCGCGCGGCACTGGAAAGCCTACCCGGCGTGGGGCGCAAAACCGCCAATGTCGTTTTGAACATGTGGTGGCAGGTGCCGACCCAGGCTGTGGACACGCATATTTTTCGCTTCGGCAACCGGTCGGGCGTGGCGGTGGGCAAGGATGTCGTCGCCGTGGAACGCGCCATCGAAGATCATATCCCTGCGGAATTTCAACAACATGCGCATCACTGGATGATCCTGCACGGGCGCTATGTCTGCAAGGCGCGCAAGCCCTTGTGCGGCACCTGTCTGATCCGCGATCTCTGCGCCTTCGAGGAGAAGAATATTGTCTAA
- a CDS encoding adenosine kinase: MSKTYQVVGIGNAIVDVITQVEDSFLDLMGIEKGIMQLVERERGELLYGAMTNRLQAPGGSVANTLSGLGRLGVKTGFIGRVHDDALGRFYAQEFEADGTAFVNAPVPGGELPTSRSMIFVSPDGERSMNTYLGISSEISSQDVAASVAEDTEIMFLEGYLYDKDKGKEAFNRAAELTHGGGGQVGLSLSDPFCVDRHRDDFRKFVREMDFVIGNEHEWESLYQADLSTALETAAGECGLVVCTRSGSDVVLVRGDEEAVVPVKRLQPVDTTGAGDQFAAGFLYGYAAGRDLETCGRMGCVAASEVIGHIGPRPEVDLKLFFQKEGLI; this comes from the coding sequence TTGTCTAAGACCTATCAGGTTGTCGGCATCGGCAACGCCATCGTCGACGTGATCACGCAGGTGGAGGACAGCTTTCTCGATCTGATGGGGATCGAAAAGGGCATCATGCAACTGGTGGAACGTGAGCGTGGCGAGTTGCTCTATGGCGCGATGACAAACCGTCTTCAGGCGCCGGGTGGATCGGTCGCCAACACGCTGTCAGGACTGGGGCGTCTGGGGGTGAAAACCGGCTTTATCGGACGTGTGCATGATGACGCGCTGGGGCGGTTTTACGCGCAAGAATTCGAAGCCGACGGCACCGCTTTCGTCAACGCGCCGGTGCCGGGGGGGGAGCTGCCGACATCGCGGTCGATGATTTTTGTCTCTCCGGATGGGGAGCGTTCGATGAACACCTATCTCGGGATCTCGTCCGAGATCTCGTCTCAGGACGTCGCCGCCTCGGTCGCCGAAGATACCGAGATTATGTTCCTTGAGGGCTATCTCTACGATAAGGACAAGGGCAAAGAGGCCTTTAACCGCGCCGCAGAGCTGACCCATGGGGGCGGTGGGCAGGTTGGGTTGTCGCTGTCCGATCCGTTCTGCGTTGACCGGCACCGCGATGATTTTCGCAAGTTCGTTCGGGAGATGGATTTCGTGATCGGCAACGAACACGAATGGGAAAGCCTCTATCAGGCGGACCTGTCCACGGCGCTCGAAACCGCGGCCGGAGAATGCGGGCTGGTCGTGTGCACGCGCTCCGGATCGGATGTGGTTCTGGTGCGCGGGGACGAAGAGGCGGTTGTGCCGGTTAAGCGGTTGCAGCCGGTAGACACCACGGGCGCGGGGGATCAGTTCGCCGCGGGTTTCCTGTATGGCTATGCTGCCGGGCGGGATCTGGAAACATGCGGGCGCATGGGCTGCGTCGCAGCAAGTGAAGTGATCGGACATATTGGTCCTCGCCCTGAAGTTGATCTTAAGCTATTCTTCCAGAAAGAAGGTCTGATCTAA
- a CDS encoding OmpA family protein, protein MKNPLFVTIPLVAAFGLTACMDTYGTTNTNPSNSKARQGAMIGAALGGIAGMTSDDDKLAKTAVGAVIGGAIGGAIGTQLDKQAADLRQDLGNDNVKIVNTGSQLVVTMPQDILFATDSAVVQPSLQNDLRSLAYNLQDYPNTTIQIIGHTDNTGSATYNQELSTRRASAVATIIRANGVASGRIQAYGRGEDAPVATNLTPEGRAQNRRVEIVITPVT, encoded by the coding sequence ATGAAGAACCCTCTTTTCGTGACGATTCCCCTGGTTGCGGCTTTTGGCCTGACCGCGTGTATGGACACCTACGGCACCACCAACACCAACCCCTCCAATTCCAAAGCCAGGCAGGGCGCCATGATCGGCGCCGCTCTGGGCGGGATTGCAGGGATGACCTCGGATGATGACAAGCTGGCGAAAACCGCTGTCGGCGCCGTGATCGGCGGCGCCATCGGCGGCGCCATCGGCACTCAGCTCGACAAACAGGCCGCTGACCTTCGTCAGGACCTTGGCAACGACAACGTCAAAATCGTCAACACCGGCTCCCAGCTGGTCGTGACCATGCCGCAGGACATCCTGTTTGCAACCGACAGTGCCGTTGTGCAGCCGTCGCTGCAAAATGACCTGCGCAGCCTTGCTTACAACCTGCAGGACTATCCGAACACCACGATCCAGATCATCGGTCACACCGACAACACTGGCTCTGCGACCTATAACCAGGAACTGTCGACCCGTCGTGCATCCGCCGTGGCCACGATCATCCGTGCCAATGGCGTAGCCTCCGGCCGCATTCAGGCCTATGGCCGCGGTGAGGACGCTCCGGTTGCGACCAACCTGACCCCGGAAGGCCGCGCCCAGAACCGCCGCGTGGAAATCGTGATCACCCCGGTCACCTGA
- a CDS encoding HIT domain-containing protein, with translation MPYAYDDQNIFAKILRGEIPSTPVFESDHTLAFPDIGPKKKVHILVIPKGPYRCYDHFVQAAPAEEQLDFFKSVAEVARKMGVSEAAGGQGYRLITNSGEHSHQEVPHFHVHLLGGEFVGPLVLE, from the coding sequence ATGCCCTATGCATATGACGACCAGAATATTTTCGCCAAAATCCTGCGCGGGGAAATTCCCTCGACACCGGTTTTCGAGAGCGACCACACGCTGGCTTTCCCCGACATCGGCCCCAAGAAAAAAGTCCACATCCTCGTGATCCCCAAGGGCCCCTATCGCTGCTACGACCATTTCGTGCAGGCGGCGCCCGCCGAGGAACAGCTCGACTTTTTCAAATCCGTCGCCGAAGTCGCCAGAAAGATGGGCGTCTCCGAAGCCGCCGGTGGGCAGGGCTATCGGTTGATCACCAACTCCGGGGAACATTCCCATCAGGAAGTGCCGCATTTCCACGTCCATCTTCTGGGCGGTGAATTTGTCGGGCCTCTGGTTCTGGAATAA
- a CDS encoding DUF5928 domain-containing protein, whose amino-acid sequence MARIAFILLCHKDPDAIIDQAQRLTQAGDYISIHFDARGGREAFEQIRRGLKDNPNVTYATRRIKCGWGAWSLVQATLYALEAAERAFPQATHFYMLSGDCMAIKTAEYMHEFLDRDDVDYIESFDFFESDWIKTGIKEERLHYRHWFNERTHKRLFYTSLDLQQRFGLSRDVPDDLQIMIGSQWWCLRRQTVEKILVFTRQRKDVMRFFRTTWIPDETFFQTLVRHLVPERDIRTRTLTFLMFTDYGMPVVFYNDHYDLLLSQDFLFARKISPEALELKKRLGDLFVAEDVTFQISNEGRSLFKFLTGRGREGRRFAQRFWESESSLGRDRELLVILCKKWHVAKRLVSEIKKHTDIPCLEYLFDEDSAALPDLGGIEKSLDKRSRHRRAWVRMLFDYFNSDRMIICLDPKGFDLLNDFCNDRSRTRILEIECTFSDAYLEGHAKRIGLAGENTPGMAMSRLLPTIRADIAHESDRIRDAEYEYYERISETKSAEENARPLARFLSVSPNTALEIAATHYLFSD is encoded by the coding sequence ATGGCACGTATCGCATTCATTCTTCTGTGCCATAAGGATCCGGACGCAATCATCGATCAGGCACAAAGGCTGACGCAAGCGGGCGATTATATTTCGATTCACTTTGATGCGCGCGGCGGTCGTGAAGCCTTTGAGCAAATCCGCAGAGGGCTCAAGGACAATCCCAATGTCACCTATGCCACGCGGCGAATCAAATGCGGCTGGGGCGCCTGGAGTCTGGTGCAGGCCACGCTTTATGCGCTGGAGGCCGCAGAGCGCGCCTTCCCGCAGGCCACGCATTTCTACATGCTCTCGGGCGACTGCATGGCGATCAAGACCGCGGAATACATGCATGAATTTCTGGACCGCGATGACGTCGACTACATTGAAAGTTTTGACTTTTTCGAAAGCGACTGGATCAAGACCGGGATCAAGGAAGAACGGCTGCACTATCGGCACTGGTTCAACGAACGCACCCATAAGCGCCTGTTCTACACCAGTCTGGACCTGCAACAGCGGTTCGGTCTGTCCCGCGACGTCCCCGACGACCTGCAAATCATGATCGGGTCGCAATGGTGGTGCCTGCGCCGCCAGACGGTTGAAAAGATTCTAGTTTTCACGCGGCAGCGCAAAGACGTCATGCGGTTTTTCCGCACCACCTGGATTCCCGACGAAACCTTTTTCCAGACGCTGGTGCGCCATCTCGTCCCGGAACGGGACATCAGGACCCGCACGCTGACATTCCTGATGTTCACCGATTACGGCATGCCCGTTGTCTTCTACAATGATCACTATGATCTTCTATTGTCGCAGGATTTTCTCTTTGCCCGCAAAATTTCGCCAGAGGCGCTGGAACTGAAAAAGCGCCTCGGCGATCTGTTCGTGGCTGAGGACGTGACATTCCAGATCTCAAACGAAGGCCGGTCGCTGTTCAAATTCCTGACCGGACGCGGGCGCGAAGGACGTCGTTTTGCCCAACGGTTCTGGGAAAGTGAAAGCTCGCTTGGTCGCGACCGGGAATTGCTGGTCATACTGTGCAAGAAATGGCACGTCGCCAAGCGACTGGTGTCCGAAATCAAGAAACACACCGACATTCCCTGTCTCGAATATCTTTTTGACGAAGACTCCGCCGCCCTGCCCGATCTGGGCGGCATCGAAAAGAGCCTCGACAAGCGCTCACGCCACCGGCGGGCCTGGGTCCGGATGCTGTTCGACTATTTCAACAGTGATCGTATGATAATCTGCCTGGACCCCAAAGGTTTCGATCTGCTCAACGATTTCTGCAACGATCGGTCGCGGACCCGGATTCTCGAAATCGAATGCACCTTCAGCGACGCCTATCTTGAGGGCCACGCCAAACGCATCGGTCTGGCCGGAGAAAACACGCCAGGGATGGCGATGTCCCGTCTTCTGCCGACCATCCGCGCCGACATCGCCCATGAAAGTGACCGCATCCGGGACGCCGAGTACGAGTATTACGAACGTATTTCCGAGACCAAATCGGCCGAGGAGAACGCGCGGCCTCTGGCGCGCTTCCTGTCCGTTTCGCCAAACACCGCGCTTGAGATTGCCGCCACACATTATCTGTTCTCGGACTGA
- a CDS encoding acyloxyacyl hydrolase — protein MGGTAIIALFLASAAHEGWVACHGPQGCLGRVDETPLVSLSAGAMRYDDKFDASDVYLRYGFNRRYGPFQPIVGISYTDTGNLWAGVGGAWNLFESNGFYGEFSVMAGLYDNSGDADLGHPLEFRSGLELGYEWDNGVRFGLSVDHRSNANLGEENPGMETVQLRVSMPLR, from the coding sequence ATGGGTGGGACCGCGATCATCGCCTTGTTTTTGGCAAGTGCGGCACATGAGGGATGGGTAGCCTGCCACGGCCCGCAGGGGTGTCTGGGGCGTGTCGACGAAACGCCACTGGTCTCTCTGTCGGCCGGGGCGATGCGTTACGACGACAAGTTCGACGCGAGCGACGTCTATCTGCGCTATGGTTTCAATCGGCGCTATGGGCCGTTTCAGCCGATTGTCGGGATCTCCTATACGGATACGGGCAATCTTTGGGCCGGTGTCGGTGGTGCCTGGAACCTGTTTGAAAGCAATGGGTTCTATGGCGAATTTTCCGTCATGGCTGGGCTATACGACAACAGCGGCGACGCAGATCTGGGACACCCGTTGGAATTTCGCTCGGGTCTGGAGCTTGGCTATGAATGGGACAATGGTGTCCGGTTCGGGCTGAGCGTTGATCACCGCTCCAACGCCAATCTCGGCGAGGAAAATCCGGGCATGGAAACGGTTCAGCTGCGCGTCAGCATGCCGCTGCGCTGA
- a CDS encoding zinc-finger domain-containing protein, which produces MTIEAPETEVVSTWKVACDGGEGALGHPRVWLVIPHDTGYVECGYCDKKYIHESVKLKDV; this is translated from the coding sequence ATGACGATCGAAGCCCCCGAAACCGAAGTGGTCTCGACATGGAAAGTGGCCTGTGACGGCGGCGAAGGCGCTCTGGGCCATCCGCGCGTCTGGCTGGTGATCCCGCATGACACCGGCTATGTGGAATGTGGCTATTGCGACAAGAAATACATCCACGAAAGCGTCAAGCTGAAAGACGTGTAA
- the polA gene encoding DNA polymerase I produces the protein MTFGKGSHLHLIDGSAFIFRAYHALPPLTRKSDGLPVGAVSGFCNMLYRYIEANTGSDAPTHAAVIFDHSGKSFRNDIYPAYKANRPPAPEDLVPQFPLTRDATRAFNVACIEIEGFEADDIIATLSHQARNAGGRVTIISSDKDLMQLVGDGVEMLDPMKNKRIDREGVEEKFGVGPERVVDVQALAGDSVDNVPGAPGIGIKTAALLINEYGDLDSLLARAEEIKQPKRRQTLIEKAEQIKVSRQLVQLDCDMDLDFSLESLEVRDPEVDKLLNFLSDMEFRTIVKRVSDRFGVDAPALPEAPAVSGAAPGAEATPEAVPFDTETYEKVSTMAALERWIEAIYARGYVAVDTETTGLDEMQADLVGISLCVEPGKACYIPVAHTLGEDDLFGGSNLVDGQLGRDMVLDALKPVLEDPSILKIGQNMKYDAKIFARNGVRVAPYDDTMLMSYALHAGLHGHGMDTLSERYLDHTPIPTKELLGTGKSAITFDRVEINKAVAYAAEDADVTLRLWQAFKPRLHSAKVTTVYETLERPLSPVLAQMEMHGVKVDRDVLSRMSNAFAQKMAGLEDEIHTLAGENFNVGSPKQLGEILFDKMGLPGGKKGKTGAYATGADILEDLATEHELPGLILDWRQLSKLKSTYTDALQTFIHPDTGRVHTSYVQTGAVTGRLSSTDPNLQNIPVRSEEGRRIREAFISEPGKKLISLDYSQIELRILAHVAGIDTLKQAFRDGLDIHAMTASEIFGVPLEGMDPMVRRQAKAINFGVIYGISGFGLARNLRIPRREAQDFIDRYFERFPGIKAYMDDTVAFAKEHDYVATLFGRKIHTPEISAKGPKAGFAKRAAINAPIQGTAADIIRRAMIRMPAAIADLPAKMLLQVHDELIFEVEEDACDTVVETVREVMESAASPAVKLDVPIEVDAGIGDTWAEAH, from the coding sequence ATGACATTCGGCAAAGGCAGCCATCTTCACCTGATCGACGGGTCGGCCTTCATTTTCCGGGCCTATCACGCGCTTCCGCCGCTCACGCGCAAATCCGACGGGCTGCCTGTCGGGGCCGTCTCCGGCTTTTGCAACATGCTCTACCGCTATATCGAGGCGAACACCGGCAGCGATGCCCCCACCCATGCGGCGGTGATTTTCGACCATTCCGGCAAATCCTTTCGCAACGACATCTACCCGGCCTATAAGGCCAACCGCCCACCGGCCCCCGAAGATCTGGTGCCCCAGTTCCCGCTGACCCGGGACGCCACCCGCGCCTTCAACGTGGCCTGCATCGAGATCGAAGGGTTCGAGGCCGATGACATCATCGCCACGCTATCCCATCAGGCGCGCAATGCGGGCGGTCGGGTGACGATCATTTCTTCGGACAAGGACCTGATGCAGCTCGTGGGCGATGGCGTCGAAATGCTCGACCCGATGAAGAACAAGCGCATTGATCGCGAAGGCGTCGAAGAAAAGTTCGGCGTCGGCCCGGAACGCGTCGTGGATGTGCAGGCGCTTGCGGGCGACTCGGTCGACAACGTGCCCGGCGCGCCGGGGATCGGGATCAAGACCGCCGCGCTGCTGATCAACGAATATGGCGATCTCGACAGCCTGCTGGCGCGCGCCGAAGAGATCAAACAGCCGAAACGCCGTCAGACCCTGATTGAGAAGGCAGAGCAGATCAAAGTGTCGCGCCAGCTGGTGCAGCTTGATTGCGACATGGACCTGGATTTCAGCCTCGAAAGCCTTGAGGTGCGGGACCCTGAGGTAGACAAGCTGCTGAACTTCCTCAGCGACATGGAATTCAGGACCATCGTCAAACGCGTCTCCGACCGCTTCGGCGTCGACGCCCCCGCCCTGCCCGAAGCCCCGGCGGTCAGCGGTGCTGCCCCGGGCGCAGAGGCGACGCCGGAGGCCGTGCCCTTTGATACGGAGACCTATGAAAAAGTATCCACCATGGCGGCGCTGGAACGCTGGATCGAAGCCATTTATGCCCGTGGCTATGTCGCGGTGGACACGGAAACCACAGGTCTTGATGAAATGCAGGCCGATCTGGTCGGCATCTCGCTCTGCGTCGAGCCGGGCAAGGCCTGCTATATTCCTGTCGCGCATACATTGGGCGAAGACGACCTTTTCGGCGGCTCCAATCTGGTGGACGGGCAACTGGGCCGTGACATGGTGCTGGACGCGCTGAAGCCAGTTCTGGAAGATCCGAGCATTCTGAAAATCGGCCAGAACATGAAGTACGACGCCAAGATTTTCGCCCGCAACGGGGTGCGCGTCGCCCCTTATGACGACACCATGCTGATGTCCTATGCGCTTCACGCCGGGCTGCATGGCCACGGCATGGACACCCTCTCGGAACGCTATCTCGATCACACGCCGATCCCGACGAAAGAGTTGCTGGGCACCGGCAAATCCGCGATCACCTTTGACCGTGTCGAGATCAACAAAGCCGTCGCCTATGCCGCAGAAGACGCCGATGTGACTCTGCGGCTCTGGCAGGCGTTCAAACCCCGCCTGCATAGCGCCAAGGTCACCACGGTCTATGAAACACTGGAGCGCCCGCTGTCTCCGGTTCTGGCGCAGATGGAAATGCACGGGGTCAAGGTCGACCGCGATGTGCTGTCGCGCATGTCCAATGCCTTCGCCCAGAAAATGGCTGGGCTTGAGGACGAGATCCACACTTTGGCGGGCGAAAACTTCAACGTCGGCTCCCCCAAACAGCTTGGCGAAATCCTGTTCGACAAGATGGGCCTGCCGGGGGGCAAAAAGGGCAAGACCGGAGCCTATGCCACGGGCGCTGACATTCTGGAAGATCTGGCCACGGAACACGAGTTGCCCGGTCTGATTCTGGACTGGCGGCAGCTGTCCAAGTTGAAATCGACCTACACCGATGCGCTGCAGACCTTTATCCACCCGGACACCGGGCGGGTGCACACCTCTTATGTGCAGACCGGCGCGGTGACCGGGCGGCTGTCTTCGACGGACCCGAACCTACAAAACATCCCCGTGCGGTCTGAAGAAGGGCGGCGTATCCGCGAAGCCTTCATTTCGGAGCCCGGCAAAAAACTGATCTCTCTCGACTATTCCCAGATCGAGTTGCGCATTCTCGCCCATGTGGCGGGCATTGACACGCTGAAACAGGCGTTCCGCGACGGGCTCGACATTCACGCCATGACCGCCTCGGAAATCTTTGGCGTGCCGCTTGAGGGCATGGACCCCATGGTACGGAGACAGGCGAAGGCGATCAATTTCGGTGTGATTTACGGGATTTCCGGCTTCGGCCTGGCGCGCAACCTGCGCATTCCCCGGCGCGAGGCGCAGGACTTCATTGACCGCTACTTTGAGCGCTTCCCTGGGATCAAGGCCTATATGGACGACACCGTCGCCTTCGCCAAAGAGCACGACTATGTCGCCACGCTCTTTGGGCGCAAAATCCATACGCCGGAGATTTCCGCCAAAGGCCCAAAAGCAGGCTTTGCCAAACGGGCCGCGATCAACGCGCCCATTCAGGGCACCGCGGCCGACATCATCCGCCGCGCGATGATCCGCATGCCCGCCGCGATCGCGGATCTGCCTGCCAAAATGCTGCTGCAGGTGCATGACGAATTGATTTTCGAAGTAGAGGAAGACGCCTGCGACACCGTCGTGGAGACGGTCCGCGAGGTCATGGAAAGCGCCGCCTCTCCGGCTGTGAAGCTGGACGTCCCGATCGAGGTGGACGCGGGCATAGGCGACACATGGGCCGAGGCGCATTAA
- a CDS encoding ABC transporter ATP-binding protein → MTNAIEIEALRKTYAGRSGQPPKEALKGIDLNIPRGSIFGLLGPNGAGKSTLINILAGLVIKTSGKVRIWGFDQDVNPRQSRAAIGVMPQELNLDPFFTPRGALEVQAGLYGVPKRDRRTDEILELIGLTDKADVYARTLSGGMRRRLLLGKALVHNPQILVLDEPTAGVDIELRQMLWANVRRLNEEFGTTIILTTHYLEEAQEMCDEIAIVNHGELIKQDTIKNLLGLMDAKTLLIEPDGAAPEVFDLPDNVTMTRRKDGTLSFDYARGQTSANVILDAVRAAGITIGDVRTLEPDLEDVFVKLTSSK, encoded by the coding sequence ATGACCAACGCAATCGAGATCGAAGCGCTGCGCAAGACCTATGCGGGGCGGTCCGGCCAGCCGCCGAAAGAGGCGCTCAAGGGCATTGACCTGAATATCCCGAGAGGATCCATTTTTGGCCTGCTGGGGCCGAACGGCGCAGGCAAGTCGACACTGATCAACATTCTGGCGGGCTTGGTGATCAAGACGTCGGGCAAGGTGCGCATCTGGGGCTTCGATCAGGATGTGAACCCGCGCCAGTCGCGGGCGGCCATCGGTGTGATGCCGCAGGAACTGAACCTTGATCCCTTCTTTACGCCGCGTGGCGCGCTTGAGGTGCAGGCCGGGCTTTACGGCGTGCCCAAACGCGATCGTCGCACCGACGAGATCCTTGAACTGATCGGGCTGACCGACAAGGCCGACGTCTATGCGCGCACCCTGTCTGGGGGGATGCGGCGGCGTCTGCTTCTGGGCAAAGCGCTGGTGCATAATCCGCAGATTCTGGTGCTCGATGAACCGACCGCCGGGGTTGATATCGAACTGCGTCAGATGCTTTGGGCCAATGTGCGGCGGCTGAACGAAGAGTTCGGCACCACGATCATCCTGACCACGCATTATCTCGAAGAGGCGCAGGAAATGTGTGACGAGATCGCGATTGTGAACCACGGGGAATTGATCAAGCAAGACACGATCAAGAACCTTCTGGGGCTGATGGATGCCAAGACGCTTTTGATCGAACCGGACGGGGCGGCACCGGAAGTGTTCGATTTGCCCGACAATGTCACCATGACACGGCGCAAGGATGGGACTCTCTCCTTTGACTATGCGCGCGGGCAGACCTCGGCCAATGTGATTCTGGACGCGGTGCGCGCGGCCGGGATCACCATCGGCGATGTGCGCACGCTGGAACCGGATCTGGAAGACGTCTTTGTGAAGCTGACCTCGTCGAAATAA
- a CDS encoding bifunctional helix-turn-helix domain-containing protein/methylated-DNA--[protein]-cysteine S-methyltransferase has protein sequence MSLEDRYHYHVIRRAIETIDRAALPLSLEALADDLGMSPSHLQKIFTKWAGVSPKRFQQYLTLGHAKTLMSEQHTMLDVADGAGLSGTGRLHDLFLRWEAMTPGDYARKGAGLTISYGWFDTPFGPTLAMATDRGLCGMAFASECPPQAAFDDLRQRWPEASYTEAPAQVRPYVDAAIGGGDMSLHLLGAPFQIKVWEALLTIPSGQVTTYSDIATAIGHPKASRAVGTAVGRNPISWLIPCHRVLRKTGALGGYHWGLPVKRALLAYETLQSEAVSATESPKS, from the coding sequence GTGTCTCTAGAAGATCGCTATCATTACCATGTGATCCGCCGCGCCATCGAGACGATCGACCGCGCCGCCCTACCCCTGTCTCTGGAGGCTTTGGCCGACGATCTGGGCATGTCACCCTCGCATCTGCAAAAGATCTTTACGAAATGGGCAGGTGTCTCGCCGAAACGATTCCAGCAATACCTGACGCTGGGCCATGCCAAGACCCTGATGTCGGAACAGCACACGATGCTGGACGTCGCGGATGGGGCCGGCCTTTCGGGAACCGGACGGCTGCATGACCTGTTCCTGCGCTGGGAAGCCATGACCCCCGGCGATTATGCCCGCAAAGGGGCCGGGCTGACGATCTCCTATGGCTGGTTTGACACGCCTTTCGGCCCCACACTCGCCATGGCCACCGACAGGGGACTATGTGGCATGGCCTTCGCCTCGGAATGTCCTCCACAGGCTGCCTTCGACGATCTGCGCCAGCGCTGGCCCGAGGCCAGTTACACAGAGGCCCCCGCGCAGGTGCGCCCCTATGTCGACGCAGCAATCGGCGGCGGCGACATGTCGCTGCACCTTCTGGGTGCACCCTTCCAGATCAAGGTCTGGGAGGCCCTGCTCACGATCCCATCCGGTCAGGTTACCACATATTCCGACATCGCAACCGCCATCGGGCATCCGAAAGCTTCGCGTGCGGTGGGTACCGCCGTCGGGCGCAACCCCATCAGCTGGCTGATCCCCTGCCACCGGGTGCTGCGCAAAACCGGCGCCTTGGGCGGCTATCATTGGGGCTTGCCGGTCAAAAGAGCCTTGCTAGCCTATGAAACTCTGCAATCGGAGGCTGTATCCGCCACAGAGTCCCCGAAATCTTAG
- a CDS encoding sulfotransferase family protein yields the protein MGFPGTWMTESESLVYRVVPKCACSTIGQIMFYSDHGEFFDGDIHDSKDRLHKWAQGGSQELIEKNVLAHKSYAFTCVRNPYTRVLSSFFDKICGIQRNGRRYRGNLVPQLIQKYGIEVGGEDGKQEFDQIASFRRFLLFVRDTIRWRRPMDPDIHWSAMSGHVSTFIVNGGTYDKIFFTEKFNEGMQSVLDAVETPHPVDLAHIPRFNESEGHGPKRAHPVEDYFDDLSMHLMWEIYKKDFQLFKYDFENPGNKMPLGEVDLDEVHAKLGD from the coding sequence ATGGGCTTTCCCGGAACCTGGATGACCGAAAGCGAAAGCTTAGTCTATCGCGTCGTGCCAAAATGCGCCTGTTCGACAATCGGCCAGATCATGTTCTATTCGGATCACGGTGAATTCTTTGATGGTGACATCCATGACAGCAAAGACCGCTTGCACAAATGGGCGCAGGGCGGCAGTCAGGAGCTGATCGAAAAGAACGTTCTGGCGCATAAAAGCTATGCGTTCACCTGTGTGCGAAACCCTTACACGCGGGTTTTGTCGTCTTTCTTTGACAAGATCTGCGGCATTCAGCGCAACGGGCGGCGCTATCGCGGCAATCTTGTGCCGCAGTTGATTCAGAAATACGGGATCGAGGTTGGCGGCGAGGACGGCAAACAGGAGTTTGACCAGATCGCCAGTTTCCGCCGCTTCCTGCTGTTCGTGCGCGATACCATTCGCTGGCGTCGGCCGATGGATCCGGACATTCACTGGTCTGCAATGTCGGGCCATGTGTCGACCTTCATCGTTAATGGCGGCACCTATGACAAGATTTTCTTCACCGAGAAATTCAATGAGGGCATGCAATCTGTTCTGGACGCCGTCGAGACGCCGCACCCCGTCGATCTGGCGCATATTCCGCGCTTCAACGAATCCGAGGGCCATGGACCGAAACGCGCGCATCCGGTCGAAGACTATTTTGACGATCTGTCGATGCATCTGATGTGGGAAATCTACAAAAAGGATTTCCAGCTGTTCAAATACGACTTTGAAAACCCCGGCAATAAAATGCCTCTGGGCGAAGTGGATCTGGACGAGGTTCACGCCAAGCTCGGGGACTGA